The stretch of DNA TTTGGCTGGCTCAACCAGTTGTCGAAGTCTTTGCTGGATAACATTGATGCGAAACAAGTCGATATAATCTACACTATACTTCGTGGCCGTAAGTCTTTAATTAAAGAAGAGTTCGAATGCTGGCTTACATATGTAGAACAGTGTGATTTTGACTGGCCAATCACTGATAAAGTGACATGGCATTCTTGGGTAGCCAACCGCGAATTTCGTCGTTTCTTCTTGCATCTCTGCGATAGTTTCGTCGCCTCCGTTAACGTTCCGTCAGAGCACTTCAAGCCGTCTGGTCGAGGAGTGATCAAACTGTCTTGGGAACAGCCGGGACTATACCAGTATGCCGAATTAACGAATGTAGCTAAAACACAATCATCCACCCCCGTTTCACCAACTCCGTCAAACCAACTGGATAGCAACACTCCGGTAACAGTGCGGATTATTTTACTCAGATTCCTTGTGCTGCTTTTAATGTACTTGTACCGAGCCATTAGTTATCCATTCCGCTGGATTAAACAACAGTTCCGACGTTACGGAATTACCCCACCAAGCTATCTGCTTGCTGCAAGCAGTGAGCCCCAACTGGGCATATATGCAAGTCTAGTCGTTCCGGCTGGCATGAGGATAGATTACGTCAAATGTGAAGACGTCGAAGTGGACGGGGAGTCACAGAAGACAACAGTTGCCCCGAACGGCTACATATACAGTGAGAATAAAACCAAGCTTGGTGATGTACGTTATGTAGGAACCAAGGCAGCGGTGTATGTTACGCAACTGAACGGACTCCGCCTTTCTGCGCTGTTCCGGATACGGGTGCACGTAAAAAGAGGACAGTTTATCCTTCCTGCACTCTTTGCTTCACTTGCTGGGCTAGCAGTGTCGGCAGCTCTTCTCCTGATGTTCATTAAATTCGAGAGCTTTGCATTTCCTCAAGATATATCTAGCATGGTGGCCGTCGTGGCTATCTTGCCGTCTGCCATGGCTGGTTACATTCTGTTCGATCGGGAGCATGAGTATGTAAGCGTGGTGCTCGGTTCCCGTCGAGTCCTGCTAGTTGTCTCGATGATCGTTACACTTACCGCAGTGTTCACGGTTAATCTTGCGTTGGTGCTCCGCAGTGGAATCCCCCATGAAGATAAACCAACACCGCAGACACTGGCATACATTCATCGACTCAGCGACACTGCTGAAGTTGCAGCATTTGTGACATTTGCGACACACTTAGTCGCTTTCCTGGTATTCGCTTTAGATTTCTTGGTGACGGAGAATTGGCGCCACACTTTCTCTCGCAAGTTTCATCTCGCCCTTGCCTGGCTGTATGCGACATTACTCGTATGTTGTTTCTTGTGTGCATACTGTTGGATGGGCGTAAGTTTATTCCACTGGCATGGACCAAAGACGAATTTCTTTGCTGAACTTCCCGGTATTCTATACCATCAAGCACGTATCGTTTGGCAATCAGTTTAGATCTTCCGTAGTATCTGCTCTAGCTAGGTTCCTCTATATCTCCAGGTACTCACGCATCATCCCGGACACGCTCTACTGCTCCCTTCATCGGTGGGACGCATCCTCAACCTAACAGCTACCACATCTGGCTCGGCACGAGAACGTAAGGCGAGCGGTTTCTCCGACAACCCGCGCTGCTTGACCTGTCCTTCCATCCAGCGGCCCAAGGAAGATCTACGGCAGTGGGCTACTGACGAACCCGGTGCGCTGAGGACGATGTGCGTGAGGTAAGTTCGCTGTGCAGTTCGAGAACGGATGATCCTACTGCGTAGTCGAGTCTGGCGATAGCCTTGAGAACATCAAGGGCTCAAACTGCCCCGCGTAAGATTGTAGTGACATACCGTGTGGGTATGAGTGAATCTACCGGATCTCCTACTTGGACTCTTATCTTCGCCCTTCCCGCCGCTGTTGCCGCGGCCGTCGCTGCTGTGAATGGGTTAAGCCAGCTCACTCGTTCGGCGAGGGCGCGGCGCACCATTGAGTGGATCAATAGTACAATCGATAAAGATGCCGACGGCGATTCGCGGCAGCATCCACTTACTGAACTACGAACAGAACAAGAGGCGCGCCTCGTTGCAACGTACTACGTCCCCTGGTGGCGTCTACTGCTATTCCCAGTTTGGGTGACTGCTTTCGGCGTGCTTTTCACGCTTGCTATCAGGAAAGGTATGCCTGGAGCGGATGCCATTCGAGGCGCAGGGGCGAGTTTTCTGTTCACCTTGTACTTTGCTTGGTTATTTATTGGTAGCTATAGAGAAAGGTTGCGGATAAGCGACCACTACAAAACCGGAATCCTCAGAGAACCTCGCATTGCGCTGTGGCGCATGGGAAATAAACTCGTTGGCGTTGCTCTGTGGTGCACCATCGGCACCTATTTGTTGGGTGGAGGCCTGGCGTCTCTTATTGCAGTCAGGTATCCGATACTTGCAGTGATAGGCTTGTCTGTGGGATACGTGATGTTATTTTCTACTATCCCGTATCTGAGGCGCTACGTTCAAGAGTGGAGTTTTGCAACTAAAACAGGGGCGAAGTTGCTTGGAAATGAAAAATTCAGTCTCCCTCGATTCGTTGCAACTACGTTTGTGCTTCCAGAATCAAAAGAAGACACCAACGAAGAATATTACGGAAGTTATCCGATGTAGTTCATGCTATAGCACTCAGAGTGTTATAATTGATTTATACATGTCTGCCAACCAATCCCCCTCCCTCCACCACCGCCTCCGTCGCCTCAAAGCCGCCCTCCTCGCCGTCTCCTTCACCTTGGCCGGCATCCTCCTCATGATGCTCAACGCCTGGCTGTCCCCGTTGCAGTTGGGAGACTGGCAGTGGCTGCACGCTCTGCCACTGGGCGAGCTGGGTGGGACGCTGTTTGGCGCGGGGCTGCTGTCGACGTTCTTTGAGTACACCTTCCGGCGCGACCAGGAGCGGGCGGTGACGGAACGCTTCCGCCAAACGATCCGTGATGAAGCACCAGCCCTACGCGATGCCGTCATCGAAGCCTTCCGCTTCGACCGTCAGGACGTAGCGCGTATCGCCACGCCTGAACTGCTGGATGACTTGGCTCGCACCAGCCTGGGCCTGCGCTTCGGTGATCCAGCCTTCGGTCGTGAGGTCTATGCCGACATCCGCCACCAAGCCATGGCTGCCGAGGAGCGCTGGTACGACGCCCGCGTCGACGCGACCCTTGGTATACCAAGGGGTAGGAGCACCGCTCCTACCCCGTTTTTCGACTTACGTGTCCGCTGGGAGTACACCGTCACGCCGCGGCACCGCTTCCGCAAGTTTGCCGTTGTCTCCGACCGTCAGCGCTACGACCAGCTAGTGGCCGAGCGTGGGGAGACGAGTGTGTGGTACCGCCGCCCAGTGCCCGGCCTGGCTGTCTCTGATCCAGAGGTCTTCGCCCTGGAGCAGTTCACCGTCAACGGCACACCGGTACCGTTCACCCGGCAGGTAGATGAGGTCTCCCAGGTCTACACCGTTGATCTTGGCGAGCAGGTCATCCAGCAGGAGCAGGCGGTCGTCATCTCCTTCAGCTTCCGCACTCGCACGCTACGCAGTGGTCACGTAGTGCACCTGGATATCGACCGCCCCACGCGCGGTCTCGACGTCGAGCTGCGCTACGACCCAGAGCAAGTCGGCCAGATGCGCATCCTCGACTTCGCCTCCATCGGAGAAGGAGGACGCCTCACTCAAGTGCCAGACGCACCAACGCTGCGCTACCGCTACGACGGCTGGCTCTTCCCGCGAGCTGGCATGGTCTTTGTCCGGACGCTGCCAGACGAGCAGGACGACTGGGCTGAGGTTGCGCCCGATACCAACGCCAGGCCACCACGCTCAGCCGGTAGTTCTGAAAACGCCGCCAAGGCAGTACCAGCCACGGAAGACGACGCCCGCCAAGCTCGTGCAGCCTGACGGACACCGCCCAGCTGCCATGTAGGAGGCAGCCATGGGATGAGTTGGCCCCTACGTGGGGCGTGTGGTCAGTCGCCACCCATGCTGCTCACCTCCCTCCATCTCGGCTGACATCTCTAGATTGCCATACAGGTATGGTGGTGCCAAATTGGTGGCCGCTTGACGCTGGTGATCGTGCGCGCTTCCTCCTCCACCAGCCAAGACGAGCAGTGGTGGCCCATCGCTCGCCAGCTCGGCCTGCGGCTGCAGCACGCCCGCATCGCCAAAGGCCTCAGCCAGGAAGCCCTGGCCCATGCCGCCGGTATCTCCACCTACACCTACCAAAAGTTTGAGAAGGGTGAGTCCCGCCCCGGCACCCCGATGAACCCGCGCCTGCGCACCCTCATCGCCCTGGCAACGGCGCTGGACATGCAGGTGGAGGAACTGGTGGGTGGGATGAGTGAGTAGGTGGATGCACCGGCGCTTCTGAGCGCTAACGATGACAACTCCCGAGTGCTGTCCCAACACACGGTTCTGCTCGTGATTTAGCGGTCGCCTGGAGCAGTAGGGACGTGAGCACTCACAACGAAGTAAAACATACTAAGAAGCGAGTCAGCTTTCGTTCTCTATCGTGACCTATCTGTGATCACTACTGCCCAACCACCTCGCGAGTCGAGTGGAACACTGGCGGTATGGACCTCTCTTGTGACAGCACCTGATGGGGTGTGCGCCAGACCTGTGCGGTCTGAAGTGCATCAGCGTAATCGGCTCTTCATTAATATTGAATAAAATGCTAGAATCGACGAAGAAGATAGACAATGACAAGTAATATTATTGTGTCAACCGAAAAAGACGGAGCTGCCGAAGACAAAAACGCACGAAAGCTGAAGCCACTCCACCCGCGTTATAACCCAGAGCAGCATCGCACGTATGTTGATGCACTCAATGACGCCATTCAGCAGGACGAGGTAACAAACATTGCCTTAAGCGGACCATATGGTGTCGGCAAAAGCTCCATATTGCAAGGCTTTCGGGAAGATCACCCCGGCGCTATATTCATCTCGCTTTCGACGCTAGGGTTCAGTAAGTCGGTCGGCTCAAGTACTTCTGAACTCTCTGACGGATCAATCTCTCCACAGACTAATCAGATCCAGAAAGAGATCGTCAAGCAACTTCTCTATCGGAAGCCTCCAAACGAGTTGCCTGTATCGCGATTCAAACGCATTCAGAAACCTGACTGGAAGCATTTGCTAGTCGTATCTACGCTGATTGCGTTTGCGCTGACTATCGTCATTGCAGCAATCGGGGGATTCTCCAAAATCCCAAAAGTTTGCGACTCAGCATGGCAGGAATTCGGCGTCAAGTTTGTCTGCTTATGGCTACTGCTATCCCTAGCGACATGGCTCGCCAGCAAGTATTTACGAGGCGCTGTTCACCTAGATAAGTTTACCGCTGGCCCTGCAACGCTCACACTATCCGGCTCTGACAGCGGCAATGACGACAGCTATTTTGATCGATATCTTGACGAAATAATTTACTTCTTTGAAATGTCGACATGCCGCATCGTCGTATTTGAAGACATAGATCGATTCAGTAACTGGGAGATCTTCGAAGAGTTACATGAACTCAACACGCTACTGAATAATGCCGAGCAACTCCAAGAAAGAAAGAGTAAGTCTGACGAAAACAAGGTAGTCTTCATCTACGCAATGAAGGACTCAATTTTTGAACCTCAGACCGTAACTGATACCGATGAAGTGGCGAAAGATACCCAAGACAGGGCGATTCAAGAAATTCAAAGAGCGAACCGCACGAAGTTCTTTGATGTCATCATCCCGGTCGTGCCGTTTGTAACTCACCGAAGCGCACGAGACTTAATGCGTCAGGAGCTCGAGGGCGTCAAGCCCAAAATCTCGGACGAACTGATCGATCACGTCGCAAAGTACATCCCAGACTTCCGCCTCCTACGAAGCGTATGCAACGAATACACGATATACGCACAATTTATACTCGGAGACGGCGGCCTCAAGCTCGAGCCTGACAAACTATTTGCACTCATGCTCTACAAATCCGTTCATCTGAAGGACTTTGAGAGAATACATCTTGACCAGAGCAAACTTGGCGAAGTTTACCGGATGAGTGTGCGGGTAACGGCAGAACTCATCTGTGCAATTAATGAAGAATACGATGAGCTTGAGAAGCAACAGGACCCCCATGCCGAGGCAAAAATGCGAGGCGAGGCTTTGGAGGGGATGATCAGTTGGGCTAGCGAACACTTTGAACTTCGGGGTGGCCCGTTTTCTGTTGGTATTGGGCCCCTAACATTCTCTGAGGACGAGATCGATACCGTAAGATTTTGGAACCATTTATGCCAGTTGTCTGACGTTGATGCTGTCACAATAGAAGGTCTTAAGGATCGGTACGATCAGCCGATGCCGCTTAAATACAGTAAGAGCGACATGGCAAAATTTATAGGGCAAGACCTGGTATCTACATCCATTGTTCAACGAACCAAGGATGATATAGGTGCTGAATTACGTCAGCTTGATGCTGATCGCCAGCGATACCAGTCCGCTCACATGTCTGACTTGATGAGCGAACCTTCGGTGATGGTACCATCAGAGAATGGCGCTGAGCAAACTTTTAGCGCCTACGTTGAGAAAACACTTGGATCGAAACTTGCCGCCGCTCTCATCCGCCATGGATATATTGACCAGAACTTCGTGCTCTATACGTCGACCTACCATACTACATCTTTGTCTGCCAATGCGATGACATTCCGGATGCAGCATATCGGACAAGGTCTAATGAACCTGAATTATCCGCTGAACGAAAAGGAGGTGAAGCAGCTTATTTTGGATAGAACGATCGATATAAGTGAATTTGCTAGCCCAGGTTCCTACAACGTACATATCCTCAACTTTCTCTTGTCTAACAAGAAAA from Actinomyces sp. Marseille-P3109 encodes:
- a CDS encoding helix-turn-helix domain-containing protein; translated protein: MRASSSTSQDEQWWPIARQLGLRLQHARIAKGLSQEALAHAAGISTYTYQKFEKGESRPGTPMNPRLRTLIALATALDMQVEELVGGMSE
- a CDS encoding YobI family P-loop NTPase — translated: MTSNIIVSTEKDGAAEDKNARKLKPLHPRYNPEQHRTYVDALNDAIQQDEVTNIALSGPYGVGKSSILQGFREDHPGAIFISLSTLGFSKSVGSSTSELSDGSISPQTNQIQKEIVKQLLYRKPPNELPVSRFKRIQKPDWKHLLVVSTLIAFALTIVIAAIGGFSKIPKVCDSAWQEFGVKFVCLWLLLSLATWLASKYLRGAVHLDKFTAGPATLTLSGSDSGNDDSYFDRYLDEIIYFFEMSTCRIVVFEDIDRFSNWEIFEELHELNTLLNNAEQLQERKSKSDENKVVFIYAMKDSIFEPQTVTDTDEVAKDTQDRAIQEIQRANRTKFFDVIIPVVPFVTHRSARDLMRQELEGVKPKISDELIDHVAKYIPDFRLLRSVCNEYTIYAQFILGDGGLKLEPDKLFALMLYKSVHLKDFERIHLDQSKLGEVYRMSVRVTAELICAINEEYDELEKQQDPHAEAKMRGEALEGMISWASEHFELRGGPFSVGIGPLTFSEDEIDTVRFWNHLCQLSDVDAVTIEGLKDRYDQPMPLKYSKSDMAKFIGQDLVSTSIVQRTKDDIGAELRQLDADRQRYQSAHMSDLMSEPSVMVPSENGAEQTFSAYVEKTLGSKLAAALIRHGYIDQNFVLYTSTYHTTSLSANAMTFRMQHIGQGLMNLNYPLNEKEVKQLILDRTIDISEFASPGSYNVHILNFLLSNKKKYRQHFETIIASIVENNESGEKLLKAFLASGQPIENRRLLVVELAPKYFRIINVLMEVRGIAVAEVVEYSDVALRFMVPETKYDTAGLKSAIEEFYEIMPVFTGPVVSDTADKIVALIAEADVKFVDISVIHEGLRKLVIEGGYYKVNRQNLGTVSDDHQPALDILFGEKPVVYTYLLQSLKAYFAIIAEDKSGELSALVGSADTAKVIADVVKLDVAASTRPKDLAADNVKLSGSEALPLLSSLLASSGGNWSIDLDGLPSSCWSMLAAHDRLAVTTSNLWPYVSKRGVDDDLIELLERHSAIENQGDALSNEKYIELATAILGLKEEQISAKQRVMLVASIGYAEPIPASYITAQEGKLVGYLIKAGLIADDPAAYELTKEFDWPSREFAIASSQRFADYMDIYVVGDDVLAIVQSRLIPAKVKQNILDRMSSYCSGMDVEDLTLLAKSVAAQKELRTDSTVLIWMISREVKPDVIVPLVARELDSLSGSDIRDIVTALGRPYSDLLEKGRQRVYVDAIVGTDKLLERLTVKSVGEVSTYTEDIEKHRYSVNRHR